In Paenarthrobacter sp. GOM3, a single window of DNA contains:
- a CDS encoding YggT family protein translates to MGIVFGLIHIVLFLFFITLIIRLVFEWVQMFARQWRPRGVALVTAHVVYSVTDPPLGRLRRLIPPLQLGGISLDLGFLILIIAVSIAMAVTFSLA, encoded by the coding sequence GTGGGCATTGTTTTCGGCCTTATCCATATTGTGTTGTTTCTCTTCTTCATCACCCTGATCATCCGCCTCGTCTTCGAATGGGTTCAGATGTTTGCCCGCCAGTGGCGGCCAAGGGGTGTGGCGTTGGTTACAGCACACGTGGTCTACTCGGTCACGGATCCTCCCCTGGGAAGGCTTCGTCGACTGATACCGCCCTTGCAGCTGGGTGGAATCTCCTTGGATTTGGGCTTCCTGATCCTGATCATTGCCGTGAGCATCGCCATGGCAGTGACCTTCAGCCTGGCCTAG
- a CDS encoding DivIVA domain-containing protein, whose amino-acid sequence MALTPEDVVNKRFQPTKFREGYDQDEVDDFLDEIVVELRRLNQENDELRKKLGEAGSAVPAATAAAPVVEKVPAPVKVDKEAEAKAEAEAKAAEAAKKKEADQAAAAAAKAPAANNSLTPSAESAAGLLAMAQQMHDKHVSDGAQQKEKIIAEAQIEASSLVNDAQEKSRKILGALEQQRSVLERKVEQLRGFERDYRSRLKAYIEGQLRDLDARGSVAAPEVGEATADV is encoded by the coding sequence ATGGCTTTGACGCCAGAAGACGTTGTCAACAAGCGCTTTCAGCCGACCAAGTTCCGCGAAGGCTACGACCAGGACGAGGTAGATGACTTCCTCGACGAGATCGTGGTGGAACTTCGCCGCTTGAACCAGGAGAATGACGAGCTTCGCAAGAAGCTCGGCGAAGCCGGTTCGGCTGTGCCTGCTGCAACTGCTGCGGCTCCGGTCGTCGAGAAGGTGCCGGCTCCGGTCAAGGTCGACAAGGAAGCCGAGGCCAAGGCAGAAGCTGAAGCCAAGGCCGCCGAAGCTGCCAAGAAGAAGGAAGCCGATCAGGCCGCAGCTGCTGCCGCCAAGGCGCCTGCTGCAAACAACAGCCTCACCCCCTCTGCCGAGTCGGCTGCAGGCCTGCTTGCCATGGCACAGCAGATGCACGACAAGCACGTTTCCGACGGTGCACAGCAGAAGGAAAAGATCATTGCCGAGGCGCAGATCGAGGCATCCAGCCTCGTCAACGACGCCCAGGAGAAGTCCCGCAAGATCCTTGGTGCCCTCGAGCAGCAGCGCTCCGTCCTGGAACGCAAGGTTGAGCAGCTCCGCGGCTTCGAGCGCGACTACCGCTCACGCCTGAAGGCTTACATCGAAGGCCAGCTGCGCGACCTCGATGCCCGTGGTTCCGTCGCCGCCCCTGAGGTTGGCGAAGCAACCGCAGACGTATAG
- the lspA gene encoding signal peptidase II translates to MTDDFTDAASQPEPGSRRKRRPAVLWLFAGFAVFAYAFDQLTKLWVTSTMTEGERIPVLPPLLHWYYIRNSGAAFSIGENVTWIFTIVMAAVSIAILFQLRRLGSAWWALSLGLLLGGALGNLTDRLFREPSFAMGHVVDFIQLPNFAIFNIADSAVVSGVAIICLLTLRGIGMDGSRHVPARKPADEAKPAGGSTGDSTSE, encoded by the coding sequence ATGACCGACGACTTCACCGATGCCGCCTCACAGCCGGAGCCCGGCTCCCGCCGAAAGCGGCGTCCGGCCGTACTCTGGCTCTTTGCCGGCTTCGCCGTGTTCGCCTACGCCTTCGACCAACTCACCAAGCTCTGGGTAACCAGCACCATGACCGAGGGCGAACGGATACCCGTCCTGCCTCCGTTGCTGCACTGGTATTACATCCGGAACTCCGGGGCGGCGTTCTCCATCGGTGAGAACGTGACGTGGATCTTCACTATCGTCATGGCGGCTGTTTCCATCGCGATCCTTTTCCAGCTGCGCCGCTTGGGTTCGGCCTGGTGGGCTTTGTCCCTCGGCCTCTTGCTGGGCGGAGCACTCGGCAACCTGACAGATCGCCTGTTCCGGGAGCCTTCCTTTGCCATGGGGCACGTCGTGGACTTCATTCAGTTGCCGAACTTTGCCATTTTCAACATCGCCGACTCGGCCGTGGTGTCCGGGGTGGCCATCATTTGCCTGCTCACGCTCCGCGGAATTGGCATGGACGGGTCGCGCCACGTCCCAGCACGGAAGCCGGCCGACGAGGCCAAGCCAGCGGGCGGTTCAACGGGGGATTCCACCAGTGAGTGA
- a CDS encoding RluA family pseudouridine synthase, with translation MSDSVVVPEDLAGARADAGLAKLLDISRSAAALLIAEGNVTVGGVPLGKSAKLAAGAVLDVTVPERPDPLEVVEEVVEGLKILLDDDEFVVIDKPVGVAAHPSPGWVGPTVVGGLAGAGYRISTSGAPERAGIVHRLDVGTSGVMVVAKTEHAYTVLKRAFKERTVDKVYHAVVQGLPDPLEGTIDAPIGRHPGHDWRFAVIEDGRPSVTHYEVLEAFGKATLVEVHLETGRTHQIRVHFSALRHPCAGDLTYGADPRLAATLGLTRQWLHARQLGFSHPRTGEWVEVSSDYPADLQYALDLLASGSA, from the coding sequence GTGAGTGACTCCGTGGTGGTACCCGAGGACCTTGCCGGTGCACGCGCGGATGCAGGGCTGGCGAAATTGCTGGACATCTCCCGGTCTGCGGCGGCCCTGCTGATAGCCGAAGGCAACGTCACCGTCGGCGGCGTGCCCCTCGGTAAATCGGCAAAGCTTGCAGCCGGCGCAGTTCTGGACGTCACCGTTCCAGAACGGCCGGACCCTTTGGAAGTCGTGGAGGAAGTTGTGGAAGGCCTGAAAATCCTGCTGGACGACGATGAATTCGTTGTCATCGACAAGCCGGTGGGTGTCGCCGCGCACCCGTCTCCCGGTTGGGTGGGACCCACCGTGGTGGGTGGCCTCGCCGGGGCCGGATACAGGATCTCGACATCCGGAGCACCTGAGCGTGCAGGGATCGTACACCGGCTCGACGTCGGCACATCCGGTGTCATGGTGGTGGCAAAAACAGAGCACGCCTACACGGTGCTGAAGCGCGCTTTCAAGGAACGCACCGTGGACAAGGTGTACCATGCAGTAGTCCAGGGCCTCCCCGATCCACTCGAGGGAACCATCGACGCCCCCATCGGACGCCACCCCGGGCACGACTGGCGGTTCGCTGTGATTGAGGATGGTCGTCCATCAGTCACCCACTACGAGGTGCTCGAAGCGTTCGGCAAGGCGACCTTGGTGGAGGTGCACCTGGAAACGGGCCGTACCCACCAGATCCGCGTCCACTTCTCGGCTCTCCGCCACCCCTGTGCAGGCGATCTAACGTACGGTGCGGACCCCCGCCTGGCCGCCACCCTGGGACTAACCAGGCAATGGCTGCACGCCCGCCAGCTTGGATTCAGCCACCCGCGCACTGGGGAGTGGGTGGAGGTCAGCAGCGACTATCCAGCAGACCTCCAATACGCTTTGGACCTCCTGGCCAGCGGATCCGCCTAG